In Prunus dulcis chromosome 2, ALMONDv2, whole genome shotgun sequence, a single genomic region encodes these proteins:
- the LOC117619690 gene encoding uncharacterized protein LOC117619690, whose product MPIAKLKASNTLDAMKSEEGNDSLDTIIRQVAKEPSISFSRAGDSPVPWIQLLHALDQQELPGWPLHSPIKVQLQKCDKCPREFCSSINYRRHIRVHHRLKKLDKDSSKNRELLGAFWDKLSPEEAKEATSFKNVTLEEVPGSSIIKALTTHIRKPGFSSMPHIYLKAGSALLDIVQARPSRFPISSQELFSILDDASEKTFLSGTAISMQRYIFDGEAGKVGLESKNLVACTSFLVEQKLVKAWHADKDAEALRLQKLLVEEEEAAQRRQAELMERKRQKKLRQKEQKAKDQRHGVQVDVKENIDETLEAEPLVETSSPSATFDSDTTSSDVQAHDSLSLEAFQLSTADENVDPESQTEFIHGHTDSVSGPNVERRMVQGSGCRRAVVARWQVLSKSQRGVPNGFHGGQSSQTSKLSSVQNHGNHRDSRTASSGNKVWSRKPKPEYNGGSLKAGVQKEATEPDQIKNQEVLIGSISVNLGNCSQESDNLAGVDDDCLLEHQIPKNNAHDKTNKPDLVHSGTNRSTVKLWRPVSRHGTKGPMAIQNGNRASEIDVVAEKGNSQNPSSENCPRSGVMDGGKDGNGNGSTHLDETGSLRFSCRAAKDFLAQRWKEAIAADHVELVLLQDSEPPRCPDNQNDGEVESSHSLKFKRSILGNAENRLVNVEGLEVPTAGAAKVKYRTKPEKGLKIKYIPKQSTVT is encoded by the exons ATGCCAATTGCTAAACTTAAGGCCTCAAACACTCTGGATGCTATGAAATCAGAGGAGGGAAACGATTCCCTTGACACTATCATCAGACAAGTTGCAAAAGAGCCTTCCATTTCTTTCTCCAGGGCTGGGGATAGTCCGGTCCCGTGGATTCAACTACTTCATGCCTTAGATCAACAAG AACTTCCAGGTTGGCCCTTGCACTCGCCCATTAAAGTGCAGTTGCAAAAATGTGACAAATGTCCCCGCGAGTTTTGTTCATCCATCAACTACAGAAGACACATACGTGTGCACCATCGCTTGAAAAAGCTTGATAAG GATTCTTCTAAAAATAGGGAGCTTCTAGGGGCATTTTGGGATAAG CTATCGCCAGAAGAGGCAAAAGAAGCTACATCATTCAAGAATGTAACTTTGGAG GAAGTTCCAGGGTCTTCAATCATAAAGGCATTGACGACACATATTCGGAAACCAGGATTTTCTTCAATGCCCCACATTTATTTGAAGGCTGGTTCTGCCCTTTTG GATATTGTCCAAGCTAGACCTTCCAGGTTTCCCATTTCTTCCCAGGAGTTATTTTCTATCCTTGATGATGCAAGTGAAAAGACGTTCTTATCTGGGACAGCCATATCAATGCAAAGATATATTTTTGATGGGGAAGCTGGGAAGGTTGGCCTTGAATCAAAGAACTTAGTTGCTTGTACAAGCTTCTTGGTGGAACAAAAATTG GTGAAAGCCTGGCATGCTGACAAGGATGCTGAAGCTTTGAGGTTACAGAAGTTGCTagtggaggaagaagaagctgctCAGAGAAG GCAAGCAGAGCTCATGGAAAGGAAAAGGCAGAAGAAGCTTAGGCAGAAAGAACAAAAGGCAAAGGATCAAAGACATGGGGTTCAAGTCGATGTTAAAGAGAACATTGACGAAACACTGGAGGCTGAGCCACTGGTAGAAACATCTAGTCCTTCAGCAACATTTGATTCTGACACGACCAGTTCAGATGTGCAGGCTCATGATAGCTTATCTCTCGAAGCATTCCAACTTTCAACTGCTGATGAAAATGTGGATCCCGAATCTCAGACTGAATTTATCCATGGACATACTGATTCGGTGAGTGGTCCAAATGTTGAACGGCGAATGGTGCAAGGAAGTGGTTGTCGGCGTGCAGTTGTTGCCCGATGGCAGGTGTTGTCAAAATCACAGCGGGGTGTGCCTAATGGATTTCATGGAGGTCAGAGCTCTCAAACATCGAAGCTTTCATCCGTACAAAATCATGGTAACCACAGGGATTCAAGGACTGCTTCTAGTGGCAATAAAGTCTGGAGTCGAAAGCCTAAACCAGAATATAATGGGGGAAGCTTGAAAGCTGGAGTACAGAAGGAAGCAACTGAACCAGATCAAATTAAGAACCAAGAGGTTTTGATTGGTTCCATATCGGTCAATCTTGGAAATTGTTCCCAAGAAAGTGATAATCTGGCCGGAGTTGATGATGATTGCCTTTTGGAGCATCAAATTCCAAAGAACAATGCTCACGATAAAACCAATAAACCTGATTTGGTACATAGTGGCACAAATCGGTCAACAGTGAAGCTTTGGAGGCCTGTGAGCCGGCATGGAACAAAGGGTCCTATGGCAATTCAGAATGGCAACAGAGCATCTGAAATTGACGTGGTAGCTGAAAAGGGCAACAGTCAAAACCCTTCCAGTGAAAATTGTCCAAGATCGGGTGTCATGGATGGCGGTAAAGATGGAAATGGGAATGGCTCTACTCACCTGGATGAAACTGGAAGCTTGAGGTTCTCTTGCCGTGCAGCAAAAGATTTTCTTGCACAGA GGTGGAAGGAAGCTATTGCGGCAGACCATGTAGAATTGGTTCTATTACAAGACTCTGAGCCTCCCAGGTGCCCAGACAATCAAAATGACGGCGAAGTAGAATCTAGTCATTCATTGAAGTTTAAACGCAGCATTCTTGGCAATGCAGAAAACCGGCTTGTAAATGTAGAGGGACTTGAGGTTCCAACTGCTGGAGCTGCTAAAGTCAAGTACAGGACGAAGCCTGAAAAGGGTTTGAAGATAAAATACATTCCCAAACAGAGCACAGTTACCTAG
- the LOC117619446 gene encoding uncharacterized protein LOC117619446, giving the protein MAHEDLSLQEEQEQEHECVFKQQNDNVPASSLKYLNPEKGQTMETVRKANLISLWQLNALIVMLVFSASGMVSLQDLAFVFFSIVYIFILSKFSFPTISRDPSQDIPVFNPQSKMVRLGPIFGAVIGLVLPIAYIFDGFLEGDKEGIRAAAPHVFLLASQAFVDGVAFSDRFSTPIRVFVPVFFNAKRIFTLVDWVRNEFSKGYSDDYGGGSASAAARRLSLGRWLAIANLVFWTLDLFGFMLPIYLPRAFKKYYSAKTE; this is encoded by the coding sequence ATGGCTCACGAAGACCTTAGCCtccaagaagaacaagaacagGAACATGAATGTGTATTCAAACAACAAAACGACAACGTCCCAGCAAGCTCCCTGAAATACCTCAACCCAGAAAAGGGTCAAACCATGGAAACTGTACGCAAAGCTAATCTCATCTCTCTGTGGCAGCTCAATGCCCTCATAGTCATGCTTGTCTTCTCAGCCAGCGGCATGGTCAGCCTGCAAGACTTggcctttgttttcttctccatCGTCTACATCTTTATCCTCTCCAAATTCTCCTTCCCAACTATTTCCAGAGACCCATCTCAGGACATACCAGTCTTCAACCCGCAAAGCAAAATGGTCAGACTTGGCCCAATCTTTGGAGCCGTCATCGGCCTCGTCCTCCCCATAGCCTATATCTTCGATGGCTTCTTGGAAGGAGATAAAGAAGGCATCAGAGCGGCTGCCCCGCACGTGTTTCTTCTTGCCAGTCAAGCCTTTGTCGACGGAGTGGCTTTCTCCGACAGGTTCTCGACTCCGATTCGGGTTTTCGTGCCGGTTTTCTTTAACGCGAAGAGGATTTTCACGCTTGTGGATTGGGTTCGAAATGAATTTTCCAAAGGCTATAGTGATGATTATGGTGGTGGGTCTGCATCTGCTGCTGCAAGGAGACTGTCTCTTGGGAGATGGCTTGCCATTGCTAATTTGGTTTTCTGGACTTTGGatctttttgggtttatgtTGCCCATTTATCTTCCTAGAGCTTTCAAGAAATATTACTCTGCAAAAACAGAGTGA
- the LOC117618445 gene encoding uncharacterized protein LOC117618445 → MSGGVGPTYSDISLPKEQEHELKQSQDPTCSKLKKAGVLPFWQINALAVIIVLSASGMVSPGDFAFVLFSFIYIYFLSKFAFPTLPSSKDPQAFNPQNKFLRLYALLGVIIGLVLPIAYIFEGIMEGDKQGIKAAAPHVFLLASQVIMDGVVFNDRFSTPIRLFVPVFYNSKRIFTLVEWLKNEFSKEAYGASARRLYLGRMLAVANLAFWSLNLFGFLLLVHLPAAFKKYYSAHKESKD, encoded by the coding sequence ATGTCAGGTGGGGTTGGTCCAACTTACAGTGACATTAGCCtcccaaaagaacaagaacatGAACTCAAACAAAGCCAAGACCCAACTTGTTCAAAGCTCAAGAAAGCTGGGGTCCTCCCCTTTTGGCAGATCAATGCCCTGGCAGTCATCATAGTCCTATCAGCCAGTGGCATGGTAAGCCCTGGAGACTTTGCTTTCGTTCTCTTTTCCTTCATCTACATCTACTTCCTCTCAAAATTTGCTTTTCCCACCCTCCCTTCTTCTAAAGATCCCCAAGCCTTTAACCCCCAAAACAAGTTTCTGCGCCTCTATGCTCTCTTGGGTGTCATCATAGGCCTTGTTCTCCCAATAGCATATATCTTTGAGGGCATTATGGAAGGTGACAAACAAGGAATTAAAGCAGCTGCTCctcatgtttttcttcttgccAGTCAAGTCATCATGGATGGAGTGGTTTTCAATGACAGGTTTTCGACTCCCATACGCCTCTTCGTGCCCGTTTTCTATAATTCCAAGAGGATTTTTACCCTTGTGGAGTGGCTTAAAAATGAGTTCTCTAAAGAAGCGTACGGTGCATCTGCAAGGAGACTTTACCTAGGTAGAATGCTTGCTGTTGCTAATTTGGCCTTTTGGTCCTTGAATCTTTTCGGGTTCTTGTTGCTTGTCCATCTTCCAGCAGCTTTCAAGAAATATTACTCTGCCCACAAGGAAAGCAAAGATTGA
- the LOC117618657 gene encoding uncharacterized protein LOC117618657, whose translation MSGGVGPTCNDISLPKEQEHEFKEHHDPASSKLSPGQKPSAQRKPGLFSFRQLNALAVIVVLAASGMVSPTDFAFVLFSMIYIHFISKVAFPTTLNSPKDAAVFNPQNKILRLYVLVGAIVGLLLPIAYILEGIVEGDKEGISAASPHVFLLASQVFMEGVAFTDRFSTPIRVFVPVFYNSRRIFTIVEWLRSEFSKEYEEYGGSAKRLYLGRGLAIANMAFWCFNLFGFLLPVYLPRAFKKYYSLQKVKEY comes from the coding sequence ATGTCAGGTGGGGTTGGTCCAACTTGCAATGACATAAGCCTGccaaaagaacaagaacatGAATTCAAAGAACACCATGACCCAGCTTCCTCAAAGCTCAGCCCCGGCCAAAAGCCCTCAGCCCAACGCAAACCCGGTTTGTTCTCCTTCCGGCAGCTCAACGCCCTGGCAGTCATCGTTGTCCTCGCGGCCAGCGGCATGGTAAGCCCTACAGACTTTGCTTTCGTTCTCTTCTCCATGATCTACATCCACTTCATCTCCAAAGTTGCTTTCCCCACAACCCTCAATTCTCCTAAAGACGCTGCAGTGTTTAACCCTCAAAACAAGATTCTGCGCCTCTATGTTCTCGTGGGAGCCATCGTAGGCCTTTTGCTGCCCATAGCTTATATACTTGAGGGCATTGTGGAGGGTGACAAAGAAGGCATCAGCGCTGCTTCCCCACATGTTTTCCTTCTTGCCAGTCAAGTGTTCATGGAAGGAGTGGCGTTCACTGACAGGTTTTCGACCCCTATACGCGTTTTCGTGCCGGTTTTCTATAATTCCAGGAGGATTTTCACCATTGTGGAGTGGCTCAGAAGTGAGTTTTCCAAAGAGTATGAAGAGTATGGTGGATCTGCAAAGAGATTGTATCTTGGGAGAGGGCTTGCAATTGCTAACATGGCCTTTTGGTGCTTCAACctttttgggttcttattGCCTGTTTATCTTCCTAGAGCTTTCAAGAAATATTACTCCCTGCAAAAAGTGAAAGAATATTGA
- the LOC117618654 gene encoding SKP1-like protein 21 — translation MSEGVMAVVKPEMKSYIWLQTADGSIQQVEEEVAMFCPMICREILQTGMGSSKNYAISLPQRVNPAILGLILDYCRFHQVPGRSNKERKTFDEKFIRMDTKKLCELTSAADSLQLKPLVDLTSRALARIIEGKTPEEIRETFHLPDDLTEEEKLEPLRNITDDPRIRLLNRLYARKRKELKEREKLKNVEVEEERVDERSVDDLLTFINGGSGESKGVKTNKNKKKNRRRKDHPKDSSTSVNGSHNKDLDALSSDYHDVDIINVESPSPSSSKLLDSTSVTFSPKLEFDDCDIDDDLDPAMKEELDREVEDFARRLNSDWPERMQEILSLGQERKLAPININGNGSAHRYTSLDRR, via the exons ATGTCAGAAGGTGTCATGGCGGTAGTCAAACCTGAG ATGAAGTCTTACATCTGGCTTCAAACCGCTGATGGCTCAATCCAACAAGTAGAAGAAGAGGTTGCCATGTTTTGTCCCATGATCTGCCGAGAAATACTGCAGACAGGAATGGGATCTTCCAAAAATTATGCTATATCACTTCCTCAACGAGTTAACCCTGCCATTTTGGGCTTAATACTTGACTATTGCCGGTTTCATCAAGTACCAGGTCGCTCTAATAAG GAACGCAAAACTTTTGACGAGAAATTTATTCGAATGGATACAAAAAAGTTATGTGAGTTGACATCTGCTGCTGACAGCCTCCAATTGAAGCCTTTGGTTGATCTCACTAGCCGAGCACTTGCTCGAATTATTGAAGGAAAAACACCTGAGGAGATACGTGAGACATTCCATTTACCTGATGATCTCACCGAG GAGGAGAAGTTGGAACCTTTGAGAAACATAACTGATGATCCACGTATCCGGCTTCTTAATCGGTTATATGCTAGAAAGAGGAAAGaattaaaagagagagagaaactgaag AATGTTGAGGTTGAGGAAGAGCGTGTCGATGAACGTTCAGTCGATGACCTCTTGACTTTTATAAATGGTGGAAGTGGAG AGTCAAAGGGGGTTAAGACcaataagaataaaaagaaaaatcggAGAAGAAAAGATCATCCAAAAGACTCTTCAACCAGTGTAAATGGAAGCCATAATAAG GACTTGGATGCTCTTTCTTCTGATTACCATGATGTTGACATTATCAATGTTGAGTCGCCATCTCCCAGTTCTTCAAAGTTGCTAGATTCTACATCAGTTACCTTTTCACCAAAGCTTGAGTTTGATGATTGTGATATTGATGATGATTTAGATCCCGCCATGAAGGAGGAGCTTGACAG GGAAGTGGAGGATTTTGCACGAAGATTAAACTCAGATTGGCCAGAAAGAATGCAGGAAATTTTATCATTGGGCCAAGAAAGGAAGCTTgcacctataaatataaatggCAATGGCTCTGCGCATAGATATACAA GTTTGGACAGGAGATAA
- the LOC117618655 gene encoding short-chain dehydrogenase TIC 32, chloroplastic-like codes for MWFFRRKGPSGFSSSSTAEEVTEGINASGLTAIVTGASSGIGTETTRVLALRGAHVIMGVRNMAAGKDVKEAIVKEIPTAKIDAIELDLSSLSSVRKFASEFNSSGRPLNILINNAGIMATPFMLSKDNIELQFATNHVGHFLLTNLLLDTMKKTARKSSKEGRIVNVSSEAHRYPYREGIRFDKINDPSGYSSFAAYGQSKLANILHANELAKRLKEDGADITANSLHPGAIVTNLFRHNSTISGLVNLLGRAVLKSVQQGAATTCYVALHPQVKGVTGEYFSDSNLAKPRPQGQDLDLAKKLWDFSMVLVK; via the exons ATGTGGTTTTTTAGAAGAAAAGGGCCATCTGGGTTCTCATCGTCTTCAACGGCAGAAGAAGTTACTGAAGGGATTAATGCCAGTGGTCTCACTGCCATTGTTACAG GAGCATCCAGTGGTATTGGCACCGAAACTACACGTGTTCTTGCACTGCGTGGTGCCCATGTGATTATGGGAGTGAGGAATATGGCTGCTGGTAAAGATGTGAAAGAAGCAATAGTTAAGGAAATCCCCACTGCCAAAATTGATGCCATTGAATTGGATCTCAGTTCATTATCATCTGTGAGGAAATTTGCCTCAGAGTTTAATTCCTCTGGTCGTCCTCTAAACATTCTAAT TAACAATGCAGGAATTATGGCCACCCCTTTCATGCTTTCGAAAGACAACATAGAACTTCAGTTTGCCACAAACCACGTAG gtcattttcttttgacaaATCTTTTATTGGATACTATGAAAAAAACAGCACGTAAAAGCAGCAAAGAAGGGAGAATTGTAAATGTGTCCTCAGAAGCTCACCGGTATCCATATCGGGAAGGAATCCGTTTTGATAAAATTAACGACCCATCAGG GTATAGCAGTTTTGCTGCATACGGTCAATCCAAGCTTGCTAACATTTTGCACGCTAATGAGCTTGCAAAACGTTTAAAG GAAGATGGAGCAGATATAACTGCAAACTCACTTCACCCTGGTGCAATTGTTACGAATCTTTTCCGTCACAACAGCACCATTAGTG GGCTTGTTAATTTGCTCGGTAGAGCTGTGCTTAAAAGTGTTCAGCAG GGTGCAGCAACAACATGCTACGTGGCACTGCATCCACAAGTGAAGGGGGTAACAGGTGAATATTTTTCAGACAGTAACCTAGCCAAGCCAAGGCCACAAGGTCAAGACTTGGACTTGGCGAAGAAACTCTGGGATTTCAGCATGGTTTTGGTGAAATGA
- the LOC117618653 gene encoding mitogen-activated protein kinase kinase kinase YODA-like encodes MRNMPSWWGKSSSKEAKKKAGKESFIDSLHRKFKFSSESRVNGRSGGSQGHCNDTISEKGCQSPVESRSPSPSKNVSRCQSFAERTNAQPLPLPSLHPAHVGRTDSGISISTKPRSEKGSKPLLFLPLPMPGCIGSRSNPTELDGDMVTASVFSESSVDSDDPADSCHRSPQATDYDNGNRTAAGSPSSSMLKDQIFTVAPIKSREPKKSAISFSNNISPTSPKRRPLRSHVPNLQVPYHGAFCSAPDSSKSSPSRSPMRAFGNEQVVNTAFWAAKTYTDVTLVGSGHCSSPGSGHNSGHNSMGGDMSGQLFWQQSRGSPEYSPVPSPRMTSPGPGSRIHSGAVTPIHPRAGGTPNETQTSWADDGKQQSHRLPLPPVTISNASPFSHSNSAATSPSVPRSPGRAENPASPGSRWKKGKLLGRGTFGHVYVGFNSESGEMCAMKEVTLFSDDAKSKESAKQLMQEITLLSRLRHPNIVQYYGSESVGDRLYIYLEYVSGGSIYKLLQEYGQFGELAIRSYTQQILSGLAYLHAKNTVHRDIKGANILVDPNGRVKLADFGMAKHITGQSCPLSFKGSPYWMAPEVIKNSSGCNLAVDIWSLGCTVLEMATTKPPWSQYEGVAAMFKIGNSRELPAIPDHLLDDGKDFIRQCLQRNPLHRPTAAQLLEHPFVKYAAPLERPILGLEPSDPPSGITNGVKALGIGQARNFSNLDSDRLAIHSSRVSKTNNHTSEIHIPRNISCPVSPIGSPLLHSRSPPHLNGRMSPSPISSPRTTSGSSTPLTGGSGAIPFIHMKQSINLQEGFGGISKPMNGFYVNGPSYHNSCPDMFRGKQPGSHIFSELMPCENDVLGKQFVRPAHAEQYDGQSVLADRVSRQLLKDHVKMNLSLDLSPNSPLPSRTNGV; translated from the exons ATGAGAAATATGCCTTCATGGTGGGGGAAGTCGTCGTCCAAAGAAGCAAAGAAGAAGGCAGGAAAGGAAAGTTTCATTGACTCATTACATCggaaatttaaattttcatcaGAAAGTAGAGTGAATGGTAGATCAGGAGGGTCACAAGGACATTGCAATGACACAATTTCGGAAAAGGGATGTCAATCCCCTGTAGAATCAAGATCCCCTTCACCCTCCAAAAATGTTTCAAGATGTCAAAGTTTTGCTGAAAGGACTAATGCTCAACCACTTCCACTTCCTAGTCTACATCCTGCTCATGTTGGTCGTACAGATTCTGGAATTAGTATATCAACAAAACCAAGATCGGAAAAAGGCTCTAAGCCATTATTGTTTCTACCTCTCCCGATGCCTGGGTGCATTGGTAGTAGGTCAAATCCTACAGAATTAGATGGAGATATGGTCACTGCTTCAGTTTTTAGTGAGAGCTCCGTTGATAGTGATGATCCAGCTGACTCATGCCATCGTAGCCCTCAGGCAACTGACTATGACAACGGGAATAGAACCGCTGCGGGAAGCCCTTCCAG TTCAATGCTGAAGGATCAGATATTCACTGTTGCCCCAATAAAGTCAAGAGAGCCAAAAAAATCAGCCATTTCCTTCAGTAATAACATTTCCCCTACATCACCCAAACGAAGGCCTTTAAGAAGTCATGTGCCAAACCTACAGGTTCCTTATCATGGAGCATTCTGCAGTGCTCCTGACAGCTCAAAGTCAAGTCCTTCTAGAAGTCCAATGAGAGCATTTGGCAATGAGCAAGTTGTGAACACTGCTTTCTGGGCTGCAAAAACTTATACAGATGTCACCCTAGTTGGATCTGGCCACTGCTCCAGTCCAGGTTCGGGTCACAACTCTGGGCATAATTCAATGGGAGGGGATATGTCTGGACAATTGTTTTGGCAGCAAAGCAGGGGTAGCCCTGAGTATTCTCCGGTACCCAGTCCCAGAATGACAAGCCCAGGCCCAGGATCAAGAATTCATAGCGGTGCTGTTACACCTATCCATCCTAGAGCAGGAGGGACTCCCAATGAGACACAGACAAGCTGGGCTGATGATGGGAAACAACAAAGTCATCGTTTGCCTCTTCCTCCTGTGACAATTTCTAATGCGTCTCCCTTTTCTCATTCAAATTCAGCAGCAACATCTCCTTCTGTGCCACGAAGTCCAGGAAGGGCAGAGAACCCAGCAAGTCCTGGTTCACGCTGGAAAAAGGGAAAGCTGCTGGGTAGAGGGACATTTGGACACGTTTATGTTGGTTTTAATAG TGAAAGTGGCGAAATGTGTGCAATGAAGGAGGTTACATTATTTTCTGACGATGCAAAGTCCAAAGAAAGTGCTAAGCAGTTAATGCAG GAAATTActttattgagtcgtttacGGCATCCAAACATTGTGCAATATTATGGGTCTGAATCA GTTGGTGATAGgctgtatatatatttggagTATGTATCTGGCGGCTCCATATATAAACTTCTCCAAGAGTATGGGCAATTTGGTGAACTAGCAATTCGCAGTTATACTCAGCAAATCTTGTCGGGACTTGCATATTTACATGCTAAAAATACCGTCCACAG GGATATTAAAGGAGCAAATATACTTGTAGACCCAAATGGACGTGTCAAGTTAGCAGACTTTGGGATGGCAAAGCAT ATCACTGGCCAGTCATGTCCCTTATCATTTAAGGGAAGCCCTTACTGGATGGCACCTGAG GTTATAAAAAACTCAAGTGGTTGCAACCTTGCTGTGGACATATGGAGTCTTGGGTGCACTGTTTTGGAAATGGCTACAACAAAACCACCTTGGAGCCAGTATGAAGGG GTTGCTGCCATGTTTAAGATTGGGAATAGTAGGGAACTGCCAGCAATTCCAGATCACCTCTTGGATGATGGAAAGGATTTCATAAGGCAATGCTTACAGCGAAATCCACTCCATCGTCCTACAGCTGCTCAGCTTTTGGAGCATCCTTTTGTGAAATATGCTGCACCTTTGGAAAGGCCTATCTTGGGTCTTGAGCCTTCTGATCCACCCTCTGGGATTACAAATGGAGTGAAAGCACTG GGCATTGGACAAGCAAGGAATTTCTCCAACTTGGATTCAGATAGGCTTGCAATTCATTCATCTAGAGTTTCAAAAACTAATAACCATAccag TGAGATCCATATTCCAAGGAACATATCATGCCCCGTCTCACCCATCGGAAGTCCTCTATTGCACTCAAGGTCACCACCACACCTAAATGGAAGAATGTCACCTTCTCCTATATCTAGCCCGCGCACCACTTCGGGCTCATCCACACCTCTCACAGGTGGCAGCGGTGCCATTCCATTTATTCACATGAAACAGTCCATCAACTTGCAAGAGGGTTTTGGAGGCATTTCAAAGCCGATGAATGGTTTCTATGTCAATGGGCCCTCCTATCACAATTCATGTCCTGACATGTTTCGAGGGAAGCAGCCAGGGTCTCATATCTTCTCAGAACTGATGCCTTGTGAGAATGATGTTCTGGGAAAGCAATTTGTAAGGCCTGCTCATGCGGAGCAGTATGATGGACAGTCAGTTTTGGCTGATCGTGTGTCTCGCCAACTCCTTAAGGATCATGTTAAGATGAACTTGTCACTGGATTTAAGTCCCAACTCTCCTTTGCCCAGCCGCACAAATGGTGTCTAA
- the LOC117619946 gene encoding silicon efflux transporter LSI2 gives MAMASSVKVVLGSIAFAVFWVLAVFPAVPFLPIGRTAGSLLGAMLMVIFRVLTPDQAYAAIDLPILGLLFGTMVVSIYLERADMFKYLGKLLLWKTQGAKDLLCRICLISAISSALFTNDTSCVVLTEFVLKVAKQHNLPPHPFLLALASSANIGSAATPIGNPQNLVIAVQSKIPFGKFVIGILPAMLVGIFVNALILLCMFWRLLSVHKDEEDPAGEVVVEEDVSSHRFSPATLSHSASLKSQEWNSRLETADVKSSPNFSGNIDNVETLRNRLPSSENEINNVHSGALDSARNSIASKEEIVDVSSHKREETILSERAASNNTLRDACPTESLEGKENLTTRWKRLLWKSGVYLVTVGMLIALLMGLNMSWCAITAALALVVLDFTDARPSLEKVSYSLLVFFCGMFITVEGFNKTGIPSALWDFMEPHAHIDRATGIAVLALTILVLSNLASNVPTVLLLGARVAASAAAISAAEEKKAWLLLAWVSTVAGNLSLLGSAANLIVCEQARQSPYLAYTLSFWSHLKFGVPSTLLVTAIGLTLIR, from the exons ATGGCCATGGCTTCTTCTGTGAAAGTGGTTCTTGGCTCAATTGCCTTTGCAGTCTTTTGGGTATTGGCAGTGTTCCCGGCTGTCCCTTTTCTGCCAATTGGGAGAACTGCAGGGTCCCTCCTAGGAGCAATGCTTATGGTTATTTTCAGAGTCTTAACTCCTGACCAAGCATATGCTGCTATTGATCTCCCAATCCTTGGTCTTTTGTTTGGGACAATGGTTGTCAGTATTTACCTTGAAAGAGCAGATATGTTCAAATATTTGGGTAAGTTGCTCTTGTGGAAAACCCAAGGAGCAAAGGATCTGCTCTGTCGAATCTGCTTGATTTCTGCAATTTCCAGTGCTCTCTTCACCAATGATACCTCTTGCGTGGTTTTGActgaatttgttttaaaagttGCAAAACAGCATAACCTCCCACCTCATCCATTCCTACTTGCCCTTGCCTCAAGTGCAAATATTGGGTCTGCAGCAACTCCAATTGGTAATCCTCAGAACTTGGTTATAGCTGTTCAGAGTAAGATTCCTTTCGGAAAATTTGTGATCGGAATTCTCCCTGCAATGCTTGTGGGAATTTTTGTGAACGCTTTAATCCTTTTATGTATGTTCTGGAGATTGTTGTCTGTTCATAAGGACGAGGAAGATCCAGCTGGAGAAGTTGTTGTAGAAGAGGACGTAAGTTCTCATCGGTTTTCACCAGCCACATTGTCACATAGTGCATCCTTAAAATCCCAAGAATGGAACTCTAGATTAGAAACCGCAGATGTGAAAAGTTCTCCAAATTTTAGTGGGAACATAGATAATGTTGAGACTCTTAGAAACCGTTTACCTTCAAGTGAGAATGAAATAAACAACGTTCATAGTGGTGCTTTGGACTCTGCAAGAAATTCAATTGCATCAAAAGAGGAGATAGTTGATGTGTCTTCTCACAAAAGGGAGGAAACGATCCTATCGGAAAGGGCTGCGTCAAACAATACACTGAGAGATGCATGTCCTACAGAGTCTTTGGAAGGGAAGGAAAATCTGACCACAAGATGGAAAAGATTGCTGTGGAAATCTGGTGTTTACCTTGTTACTGTAGGAATGCTGATTGCATTGCTTATGGGCCTGAATATGTCATGGTGTGCAATTACTGCTGCACTTGCTCTAGTGGTTCTTGATTTCACAGATGCTCGGCCAAGCCTAGAAAAG GTCTCGTATTCACTTTTAGTTTTCTTCTGTGGAAtgtttataaccgtcgaaggGTTTAACAAAACTGGTATTCCAAGCGCTCTCTGGGACTTCATGGAGCCCCATGCACATATTGATCGTGCTACTGGGATAGCTGTTCTTGCCCTTACCATACTTGTGCTATCAAATTTGGCTTCAAATGTACCAACTG TTCTGTTGCTTGGAGCACGGGTGGCAGCATCGGCGGCTGCAATTTCTGCGGCAGAGGAGAAGAAGGCATGGCTCCTTTTAGCTTGGGTGAGCACGGTGGCAGGAAATCTATCACTGTTGGGATCGGCAGCCAACTTGATAGTGTGTGAACAGGCTCGCCAATCCCCATACCTTGCATACACTTTATCCTTCTGGAGTCATCTTAAATTTGGCGTCCCCTCCACTCTTTTAGTTACTGCCATTGGTTTGACACTGATAAGATGA